GAACTCTTCCGCTTCGGTGGACAGCGACCAGGCCGGGTCGGTGTCTGTGGTGCTCAGCGAGTCGCTGACCTGCATGCGGGAGGGACCCGAGCCGGGCGACCTGCCTCCGTCGGGGTAGTCGGCGAAGGAGCCCCACGGCTCGGCGAGGTCACTGGCCTGGACGAGCACGGATCGGGGCAGCGCTGGTCCGATGGCAGGCTGTGGCTGGCTCTCCGGCAGGGTGGCGCAGTCCACGGTCGGAATGGGCGCTGCAGTCATGGTCACGACAGGAGGCGTGGTGGGCGGCGAGGTGTCCGTGCGGCCGGCATGTCCGGGGACGATCACCGCGGCCAGCGTGCCGGCGAGAGCTACCGCGGCGGCCAGCGCGCTGACGCTGACCCGTCGCCGGCGACGGCGCTGGAGCGCGGCAGCCATGATCGACTCGGCGTTCAATGCAGGGATGCCAGGGCGGGTGTCACGGAGTGGTGCGAGCAGTCGGTCGTCGCTGGTCATGGCATATCTCCCACAGGCTCTGCTGCCTGCGCCCTCAGCTTCGCCAGGGCTCGGGCGCTGGTGCTTTTGACGGTGCCGGCGGCGATGCCCAGCTCGAGGGCGGTCTGCTGCTCGGAAAGGTCTTCGATGAAGCGGAGGATGACGACGGCGCGTTCTCGCCTGGTCAGGCGCGCGAGGGCGCGGCGGAGGGCGTCGCGATCGTCGGCGTTGTTGACTGTGTCCGCTGCGACGTCGTCCGGCGTCTCTGCGGTGAGTGATTCGCGGGAGTGCCGCCGCCACCACGACACCTGGCCGTTCAGTACGGATCTGCGGACGTAGGCGAAGGGATCCTCGTCTCGGATCTTGTCCCAACGCAGGTACGCGCCCATGAGAGCGGACTGGACGAGGTCCTCGGCGCGGTGTCGGTCACCGCAAGCAAGCTCGGCTACATGCAACAGCCGGCGGGCAGAGCCGGCGACGAACGCCGTGAACTCCTCCCTGTCCCGCTCACCAGTCACCACTCCCACAAACTAGAGACGCCGAGCAGCTGCCATCGGTTCGGTGCCCGAAGCGGTCATCTCGCACGCCGTGCTTCCGCCCGCTGCGGC
Above is a genomic segment from Motilibacter peucedani containing:
- a CDS encoding SigE family RNA polymerase sigma factor; its protein translation is MVTGERDREEFTAFVAGSARRLLHVAELACGDRHRAEDLVQSALMGAYLRWDKIRDEDPFAYVRRSVLNGQVSWWRRHSRESLTAETPDDVAADTVNNADDRDALRRALARLTRRERAVVILRFIEDLSEQQTALELGIAAGTVKSTSARALAKLRAQAAEPVGDMP